In Phyllostomus discolor isolate MPI-MPIP mPhyDis1 chromosome 3, mPhyDis1.pri.v3, whole genome shotgun sequence, a single genomic region encodes these proteins:
- the LOC114496860 gene encoding LOW QUALITY PROTEIN: vesicle-associated membrane protein-associated protein A-like (The sequence of the model RefSeq protein was modified relative to this genomic sequence to represent the inferred CDS: deleted 1 base in 1 codon) → MSPMASASGSVVKLKQILVLDPPIPLKFKDPYADEVTTNLKSQNLSDRKVCIKVKTTAPHQYCVWPNSGITDPGFTVTAMDSKLRNVFEMLNENDNLNDKEPSKTILMNASKQDGLTPKPCSVPFNDTETRKLMEECNFSMKLMEETSGRNDKGLRLKNVAHLDKPGSASTASFRDNVTNPLSSLLVITAIFIRFFLGKHLVE, encoded by the exons ATGTCTCCAATGGCATCTGCCTCTGGGTCCGTGGTGAAGCTCAAGCAGATTCTGGTCCTCGACCCTCCCATACCCCTCAAATTCAAAGACCCCTACGCAGATGAAGTCACTACAAATCTTAAATCGCAAAATCTATCAGATAGAAAAGTATGTATCAAAGTGAAGACCACAGCACCTCATCAGTACTGTGTGTGGCCCAACAGTGGAATCACTGACCCAGGGTTCACGGTGACTGCAATGGATTCTAAATTGaga aatgtttttgaaatgctCAATGAAAATGACAACTTGAATGATAAGGAACCCAGCAAAACTATTCTGATGAATGCATCTAAACAAGATGGACTCACACCAAAACCATGCAGTGTTCCATTCAATGATACTGAAACAAGGAAACTCATGGAGGAGTGTAATTTCTCCATGAAACTCATGGAGGAAACATCAGGGAGAAATGATAAAGGCTTAAGGCTCAAAAACGTAGCACACTTGGATAAACCTGGATCAGCCTCAACTGCTTCCTTCAGAGATAATGTCACCAATCCTCTTTCCTCACTTCTTGTAATTACAGCCATTTTCATTAGATTCTTTTTAGGGAAACATCTTGTAGAGTGA